Proteins from a genomic interval of Euleptes europaea isolate rEulEur1 chromosome 18, rEulEur1.hap1, whole genome shotgun sequence:
- the LOC130490331 gene encoding olfactory receptor 2D2-like — translation MAVENLTAITEFVFVGLSNHRKTQMVLFVVILLTYTLTLMGNLVVIMLVRFDSRLQTPMYYFLMHLSGLEICYVTSTEPQMLAHLLAGNGIISFTRCAAQIFVALSLGAAECFLLGVMAYDRYLAICRPLLYPVAMGSWRQMHLATGCWATGFLFGAIYVGCAFRHSYCGPNRINHFMCELPVVLKLACDDTHVTQAIVFVMAGLVLLVPISVILTSYAAILYSVLQIRSATGWRKAFSTCTSHLVVVTVFYGTVISMYLIPRSTTFSDRDKQIAVFYVVVTPFLNPVIYTLRNKDVHEAAARVLRRGGFEPKRL, via the coding sequence ATGGCTGTTGAGAACCTCACAGCCATCACAGAATTCGTTTTTGTGGGACTCTCCAACCACCGAAAGACTCAGATGGTGCTCTTTGTCGTGATCCTTCTCACCTACACCCTTACTCTCATGGGGAATCTGGTGGTCATCATGCTGGTACGGTTTGACTCCCGCCTCCAAACGCCCATGTACTACTTCCTCATGCACCTCTCGGGCCTAGAGATCTGTTACGTCACCAGCACTGAACCCCAGATGCTGGCCCACCTCCTGGCTGGAAACGGCATCATCTCCTTCACTCGTTGTGCGGCCCAGATATTTGTTGCCTTGTCTCTGGGCGCGGCCGAATGCTTTCTGCTGGGTGTCATGGCCTATGACCGTTACCTGGCCATTTGCCGACCTCTGCTGTATCCTGTCGCCATGGGCAGTTGGCGCCAGATGCACCTGGCAACAGGTTGCTGGGCAACAGGCTTCCTCTTTGGTGCCATATATGTGGGGTGCGCCTTCCGCCACTCCTACTGTGGCCCCAACCGTATCAACCACTTCATGTGCGAGTTGCCGGTGGTGTTGAAACTGGCCTGTGACGACACCCACGTCACTCAGGCCATTGTTTTTGTAATGGCGGGGTTGGTCCTCCTGGTTCCGATTTCTGTTATCTTGACCTCCTACGCTGCCATTCTGTACTCGGTGTTACAAATACGGTCGGCCACGGGTTGGCGCAAAGCGTTCTCCACATGCACTTCCCACCTTGTGGTGGTTACCGTGTTCTACGGAACAGTTATTTCGATGTACCTGATTCCCCGATCAACCACATTCTCCGATCGTGACAAACAAATTGCTGTGTTTTACGTGGTGGTCACCCCTTTCCTCAACCCCGTCATTTACACCCTGAGGAACAAGGATGTTCATGAGGCAGCGGCCAGAGTACTGCGAAGAGGTGGATTTGAACCAAAACGACTATAG
- the LOC130490332 gene encoding olfactory receptor 2F1-like — protein sequence MGADNLTTTTEFILVGLSSDRNTQILLFVLILLMYIFTLMGNLGVIVLIRVDPHLHTPMYFFLSNLSSVEIGFITSTVPQMLNHLLTGQGKLSLTRCALQMYLTLSLGSVEALLLGVMAYDRYVAICCPLVYATGMGRLRQFQLALACWVAGFSIAAVCVSITFQHPFCGSCCINHFVCEIPMVLKLACDDTHITGRIIVLFAGIVILGPFSVILTSYGLVLSSMLQRRSATRLRKAFLTCGSHLAVVTLFYGTIIFVYIRPQSGTSPENEKQMAVFYLVVTPLLNPLIYTLRNKDVHEAMAKVLRRRHL from the coding sequence ATGGGGGCCGACAACCTCACTACCACTACAGAATTCATCTTGGTGGGACTCTCCAGTGACCGCAACACACAGATCCTCCTCTTTGTGCTCATCCTCCTCATGTACATCTTTACCCTGATGGGGAACCTAGGGGTGATAGTGCTGATACGGGTGGACCCCCACCTCCACAcacccatgtatttcttcctctCAAACCTTTCGAGTGTAGAGATTGGCTTTATCACCAGCACTGTACCCCAGATGCTGAATCACCTTCTAACGGGTCAGGGAAAACTGTCCTTAACCCGTTGCGCCTTGCAGATGTACCTGACCTTGTCTCTGGGCTCTGTCGAAGCCCTTCTGCTGGGAGTCATGGCTTACGATCGCTACGTGGCGATCTGCTGTCCCTTAGTATATGCCACGGGCATGGGAAGGTTGCGCCAGTTCCAGCTCGCCTTGGCTTGCTGGGTAGCTGGCTTTTCAATTGCTGCAGTATGCGTGAGCATCACCTTTCAGCATCCCTTCTGCGGCTCCTGCTGCATCAACCACTTTGTCTGCGAGATACCAATGGTGTTGAAACTCGCGTGTGACGACACACACATCACAGGACGTATAATTGTCCTCTTTGCTGGGATTGTCatcctggggcccttttcagttATCTTGACCTCCTACGGCCTTGTCCTGTCCTCCATGTTGCAAAGGCGGTCAGCCACCAGATTGCGCAAGGCCTTCTTGACCTGTGGTTCCCACTTAGCGGTGGTCACCTTGTTCTATGGCACCATCATCTTTGTCTATATTAGACCGCAGTCTGGAACATCTCCTGAAAACGAAAAACAAATGGCCGTGTTTtacctcgtggtcacccctcttcTGAATCCTCTCATTTACACTCTGCGGAACAAGGATGTCCATGAGGCGATGGCCAAGGTGCTGCGAAGACGGCATTTGTGA